A single Curtobacterium sp. MCSS17_015 DNA region contains:
- the glp gene encoding gephyrin-like molybdotransferase Glp, giving the protein MRTIGQHRDAVRALVGPALPTAVSPGTVESSSVVALAAGSAAGHGYRVLATTVLAPTPLPAFDNSQMDGFAVRAADAGAIVRVSAPIPAGVVPPPLESGTAAPIMTGARIPVGADAVFPVESTPAGSFPAALGSDHVPVPIDLVPGSFVRVAGSDLAAGAPIARAGQPLTPAVLGALAGAGVTTVDVLRRPRVLVVSTGSELLDPGSTADADLSAGAAIGDANGVALSAALAEVGVDTRRVRVPDDPDRFLGALDDAVGDWADLVLTTGGISAGAYEVVRQALEPRGLVVTSVAMQPGGPQALGTVQVAGRSVPVVAFPGNPVSALVSFEVFLRPVLAPAVGLPEHRPTVDLPAAESASSPAAKHQVRRGTVVDGRVHFVGGPSSHLLWHYAEATHLVHVPVGTTSVEPGDPLTVWSIR; this is encoded by the coding sequence GTGCGAACGATCGGTCAGCACCGGGACGCGGTCCGGGCGCTCGTGGGTCCGGCCCTGCCGACTGCGGTGTCGCCGGGGACGGTCGAGTCGTCATCGGTCGTCGCGCTGGCCGCCGGGTCCGCAGCCGGCCACGGGTACCGCGTCCTCGCCACCACCGTGCTCGCGCCGACGCCCCTGCCGGCCTTCGACAACAGCCAGATGGACGGGTTCGCCGTGCGCGCTGCCGACGCCGGAGCGATCGTCCGCGTGAGCGCACCGATCCCGGCCGGCGTCGTGCCCCCACCGCTCGAGTCGGGCACCGCGGCCCCGATCATGACCGGAGCGCGGATCCCGGTGGGAGCGGACGCCGTCTTCCCGGTCGAGTCCACGCCAGCCGGGTCATTCCCCGCCGCGCTCGGGTCCGACCACGTGCCGGTACCGATCGACCTCGTGCCCGGGTCCTTCGTGCGTGTCGCCGGCTCCGACCTGGCCGCGGGAGCTCCGATCGCCCGGGCCGGGCAACCCCTCACGCCGGCCGTACTCGGGGCGCTCGCCGGTGCCGGGGTCACGACCGTCGACGTCCTGCGGCGCCCGCGGGTGCTCGTCGTGTCGACCGGCAGCGAGCTGCTCGATCCCGGCTCGACGGCCGACGCCGACCTCAGCGCCGGTGCCGCCATCGGCGATGCGAACGGGGTGGCGCTGTCCGCCGCGCTCGCCGAGGTCGGTGTCGACACGCGGCGGGTCCGGGTCCCCGATGACCCCGACCGGTTCCTCGGCGCCCTCGACGACGCCGTGGGGGACTGGGCGGATCTCGTGCTCACCACCGGGGGGATCAGCGCGGGGGCGTACGAGGTCGTCCGGCAGGCCCTCGAACCCCGCGGACTCGTCGTGACCTCGGTCGCGATGCAGCCGGGCGGGCCGCAGGCGCTCGGCACCGTGCAGGTCGCGGGACGATCGGTGCCGGTGGTCGCCTTCCCCGGCAACCCGGTCTCGGCACTCGTCTCGTTCGAGGTGTTCCTCCGCCCGGTCCTCGCCCCTGCCGTCGGGCTGCCGGAGCACCGCCCGACCGTGGACCTGCCGGCCGCCGAGTCCGCGTCGTCGCCGGCGGCCAAGCACCAGGTCCGTCGCGGGACCGTCGTCGACGGCCGCGTCCACTTCGTCGGTGGGCCGAGTTCGCACCTGCTCTGGCACTACGCCGAAGCCACCCACCTCGTCCACGTCCCCGTCGGCACCACCAGCGTCGAGCCGGGCGACCCCCTGACCGTCTGGAGCATCCGATGA
- a CDS encoding MTAP family purine nucleoside phosphorylase, with amino-acid sequence MDNEKTTTIGVIGGSGLYELFEPGTADEVDVPTPFGPTSSPISIGTMSGRRVAFLTRHGRAHSVAPHRIEHRANLWALRSLGVRAVVSSSAVGGLHPDYAPGTFVVTDQLIDRTWGRADTYFEDEVQHLSFADPFDPVLRRAAIDAVAALDVPFRPTGTCVVIQGPRFSSRAESVWMREAGGHTINMTMTPEVPLAAELGIGTVNLSFVTDADAGLAPVADDTSSEAPVTHQAVMDRLARANEVIVRAIGSIVAAVPDCYTPRELVPASASARVMELRP; translated from the coding sequence GTGGACAACGAGAAGACGACGACGATCGGTGTGATCGGCGGCTCGGGCCTGTACGAACTGTTCGAACCCGGCACCGCGGACGAGGTGGACGTGCCGACGCCGTTCGGACCGACCTCGAGTCCGATCAGCATCGGCACGATGTCCGGCCGTCGTGTCGCCTTCCTCACCCGCCACGGCCGGGCACACTCGGTTGCGCCCCACCGCATCGAGCACCGCGCGAACCTCTGGGCGCTGCGCTCCCTGGGCGTCCGCGCCGTCGTCTCGTCGAGTGCCGTCGGTGGCCTGCACCCGGACTACGCCCCCGGCACCTTCGTGGTGACGGACCAGCTCATCGACCGGACCTGGGGCCGCGCCGACACCTACTTCGAGGACGAGGTGCAGCACCTCTCCTTCGCCGACCCGTTCGACCCGGTGCTCCGTCGTGCGGCGATCGACGCCGTCGCGGCGCTCGACGTGCCCTTCCGTCCGACCGGCACGTGCGTCGTCATCCAGGGCCCGCGGTTCTCGAGCCGCGCCGAGTCGGTGTGGATGCGTGAGGCCGGTGGCCACACGATCAACATGACGATGACCCCCGAGGTCCCGCTCGCCGCGGAGCTCGGCATCGGCACGGTGAACCTGTCCTTCGTGACCGACGCCGATGCCGGCCTGGCCCCGGTCGCCGACGACACGAGCTCCGAGGCCCCGGTCACCCACCAGGCCGTCATGGACCGCCTGGCCCGAGCCAACGAGGTCATCGTCCGCGCCATCGGCTCGATCGTCGCCGCCGTCCCCGACTGCTACACCCCGCGCGAACTCGTCCCGGCGAGTGCCTCCGCCCGCGTGATGGAGCTCCGGCCGTGA
- a CDS encoding molybdopterin-binding protein — translation MSGSGVPDRGRASVVVVSTSAAADPALDRTGPVIADWLRERAFDVGEPVIVADRGPVADTLAAAVTGGARVVITTGGTGVTPTDRTPEAVAPLLDLELPGIVEEIRRRGLSGAGPTALLSRGVAGIIGGGTFVVTLPGSRGGVADGLAVLDGLLDHLLAQLHGDGHAPRSAS, via the coding sequence ATGAGCGGCTCCGGCGTCCCGGACCGGGGGCGCGCCTCCGTCGTCGTGGTCTCGACCTCGGCCGCAGCGGACCCTGCCCTCGACCGCACCGGGCCCGTCATCGCCGACTGGCTGCGTGAGCGGGCGTTCGACGTCGGTGAACCGGTCATCGTCGCCGACCGTGGTCCCGTCGCCGACACGCTCGCCGCGGCCGTCACGGGCGGCGCACGCGTCGTCATCACCACGGGCGGCACCGGTGTCACACCGACCGATCGCACGCCCGAGGCCGTCGCACCCCTGCTCGACCTCGAACTCCCCGGCATCGTCGAGGAGATCCGCCGACGCGGACTGTCCGGAGCCGGACCGACCGCGCTGCTCAGTCGGGGCGTCGCCGGCATCATCGGCGGCGGCACGTTCGTCGTCACGCTGCCCGGATCACGCGGCGGAGTCGCGGACGGCCTGGCCGTGCTCGACGGGCTGCTCGACCACCTGCTCGCCCAACTGCACGGCGACGGCCACGCTCCCCGGAGCGCATCGTGA
- the moaC gene encoding cyclic pyranopterin monophosphate synthase MoaC — translation MTDLSHVRADGSAHMVDVSDKDVTARSATATATLVTRPDVVERILDGSLPKGEVIGTARIAAIMAVKKTSDLIPLCHPLPIAGVEVDISGADDRVVIEVSVRTTSRTGVEMEALTGASVAALTVYDMVKAVDKTASITDVRVLEKHGGRSGDWSAR, via the coding sequence ATGACCGACCTGTCCCACGTCCGCGCCGACGGCAGCGCGCACATGGTCGACGTCTCCGACAAGGACGTCACCGCGCGGTCCGCGACCGCCACCGCCACGCTCGTCACCCGCCCCGACGTCGTCGAACGCATCCTCGACGGCTCGCTGCCCAAGGGCGAGGTCATCGGCACTGCCCGCATCGCCGCGATCATGGCGGTCAAGAAGACCTCCGACCTCATCCCGCTCTGCCACCCGCTGCCGATCGCCGGGGTCGAGGTCGACATCTCCGGCGCGGACGACCGCGTCGTCATCGAGGTCTCCGTGCGCACCACCTCCCGCACCGGCGTCGAGATGGAAGCCCTCACCGGCGCGAGCGTCGCCGCGCTCACCGTCTACGACATGGTGAAGGCGGTCGACAAGACGGCGTCGATCACCGACGTCCGCGTGCTCGAGAAGCACGGCGGACGTTCCGGCGACTGGAGCGCACGATGA
- a CDS encoding molybdenum cofactor biosynthesis protein MoaE, with product MVSAGAADRVVVADVVDRAIAVDEVSRVVASDHEGAVVTFAGVVRDHDGGKGVTALDYERHPSAGEVMAEVARTIAEQHPEVRIAVLHRVGALGIGDVALAAAVASGHRAEAFAACGALVDLVKERVPIWKHQRFTDGSDEWVAAL from the coding sequence ATCGTGAGCGCCGGAGCCGCGGACCGCGTCGTCGTCGCGGACGTCGTCGACCGGGCCATCGCCGTGGACGAGGTCTCCCGCGTCGTCGCCTCCGACCACGAGGGCGCGGTCGTCACCTTCGCCGGGGTCGTCCGCGACCACGACGGTGGGAAGGGCGTCACCGCGCTCGACTACGAACGGCACCCGAGCGCCGGGGAGGTCATGGCGGAAGTCGCCCGGACGATCGCCGAGCAGCACCCGGAGGTCCGCATCGCCGTGCTGCACCGCGTCGGTGCGCTCGGCATCGGGGACGTGGCGCTCGCGGCGGCGGTGGCGTCCGGGCACCGCGCCGAGGCGTTCGCTGCGTGTGGGGCCCTCGTCGACCTCGTCAAGGAGCGGGTGCCGATCTGGAAGCACCAGCGGTTCACCGACGGGTCGGACGAGTGGGTGGCGGCGCTCTGA